The following coding sequences are from one Arcobacter nitrofigilis DSM 7299 window:
- a CDS encoding NADH-ubiquinone oxidoreductase subunit E family protein, with the protein MKRYDLRPLKDDFYSRMLELMDKDIKDGENAIFLFEIGDFSHIQKSADVIYEAGYTLMNSLKFNEVDWTIVVKKVKPEIKPFAEEPKKEKDEEDDDDE; encoded by the coding sequence ATGAAAAGATACGATTTAAGACCATTAAAAGATGATTTTTATTCTAGAATGCTAGAACTTATGGATAAAGATATAAAAGATGGTGAAAATGCAATATTCCTTTTTGAAATAGGAGATTTTTCACATATCCAAAAATCAGCTGATGTTATTTATGAAGCTGGATATACTTTAATGAACTCTTTAAAATTCAATGAAGTAGATTGGACAATAGTTGTAAAAAAAGTAAAACCAGAGATAAAACCATTTGCAGAAGAACCAAAAAAAGAAAAAGATGAAGAAGATGACGATGATGAATAA
- the nuoH gene encoding NADH-quinone oxidoreductase subunit NuoH produces the protein METSIIIETIVKAIVILAVFSAIAGFTTYIERKILAFMQRRLGPTNVGPYGLLQIVCDGIKLFTKEDFIPQNAVKPIFMIAPIITAATAFIAMTAVPFFPEFEVFGYTIRPIIADINVGVLFVMGVASVGLYGPLLAGMSSGNKWALLGGARTAIQLLSYEVVSGLALLAPLMLVGSLSLIDINEYQSAGFTSWIIWTQPLAFILFVMAGFAETNRTPFDLLEHEAEIVAGYATEYSGMRWGMFFIGEYANLFTISFLISLIFLGGYNDLWFIPGGLAIILKVSFLIFFFLWTRASWPHVRPDQLMWLCWKILMPLAVVNILLTGAFVMIVGSLG, from the coding sequence ATGGAGACAAGTATTATAATTGAGACAATTGTTAAAGCTATAGTTATATTAGCTGTATTTTCAGCAATTGCTGGGTTTACAACTTATATTGAGCGAAAAATATTAGCTTTTATGCAAAGAAGATTGGGACCTACAAATGTAGGGCCTTATGGGCTTTTACAAATTGTTTGTGATGGGATAAAACTATTTACAAAAGAAGATTTTATTCCTCAAAATGCTGTAAAACCAATCTTTATGATTGCTCCAATTATAACAGCAGCCACAGCTTTTATTGCAATGACAGCAGTTCCCTTTTTCCCAGAGTTTGAAGTATTCGGATATACAATTAGACCAATCATTGCAGATATCAATGTGGGTGTTTTATTTGTAATGGGTGTGGCTTCAGTTGGACTTTATGGGCCTTTATTAGCTGGTATGAGTAGTGGAAATAAATGGGCACTTCTAGGAGGTGCAAGAACTGCCATTCAACTTTTATCTTATGAAGTTGTATCTGGACTTGCTCTTTTAGCACCTCTTATGTTAGTGGGTTCTTTATCTTTAATTGATATAAATGAGTATCAAAGTGCAGGATTTACTTCTTGGATTATTTGGACTCAACCTTTGGCTTTTATTCTTTTTGTGATGGCAGGATTTGCAGAGACAAATAGAACGCCATTTGATTTACTTGAGCATGAAGCCGAGATTGTTGCAGGGTATGCAACAGAGTATTCTGGTATGAGATGGGGAATGTTTTTTATAGGTGAATATGCAAATTTATTTACTATCTCATTTTTGATTTCACTAATTTTTCTTGGTGGATACAATGATTTATGGTTTATTCCAGGTGGATTAGCGATTATTTTAAAAGTGTCATTTTTGATTTTTTTCTTTTTATGGACAAGAGCGTCTTGGCCACATGTAAGACCAGATCAATTGATGTGGTTATGTTGGAAAATCTTAATGCCACTAGCCGTAGTTAATATTTTACTTACTGGTGCATTTGTAATGATAGTTGGGAGTTTAGGATGA
- a CDS encoding NADH-quinone oxidoreductase subunit G, whose amino-acid sequence MSELITLTIDGKELKAKEGDSVLNIARANGIFIPAICYLTRCSPTLACRLCLVESDGKQIYACNSKAKDGMNITTTTENIEKERRAVMEVYDVNHPLQCGVCDQSGDCELQNYTLYQKVDSQSYAIRDVNRPREHWGVMNYDPGLCIVCEKCVTVCKDMIGSNALSTVKRGAEALPGKFKATMPKDAYAMWNKLNKSLIGFEEDKCVDCGECISVCPVGALVSNDFQYKSNSWELTKIPAANPHSSDCALLYYEVKHESIVNHNVQKIYRVTNEHHYASINGAARFGYDFENRVESQDEIAFDKAIEAFKKADTIKFNSFITNEEALILQKLKEKFAYKLVNSDALAYKKFLEAYASVSGKSLYSADLKDIHNSNFVISVGSYLKSDSPNTKYAFNNSVVMNKGAGLYFHPMGDPVMEQCGKRGKTTEFIYHKPLAEESILYFILDRFGEDLPEAIQTTLNSYKETRLKSVTEMIKEKVVSIVKDEESGEEKEVTKMVPKKVTKEVEYEYTRLLDEINADATLLETIEAMKDKKDSYTLILGEDLITHPNSQNLAKLAAIVEKYTQFKVVTIPTSTNTLGVSLICDLDEEEGSYCVGYNVKADFQLSALGDGDLDMPALNQQEGTFTNIDKRVVPTNAALPYKGYVLNDIANSLLGTEVEHTISYTKSLPVDKGFQAVEFDSLTNYFANDWSENRGYILNTFDVEASDEIAQKQNVSFEVASSEITIYKANPINQFNEFTAIAHEFKDNLESGMFANEAFLEELELSAGDKVLLSANGTEVEVSVYTDNQVSGKIAYVSSFEKELNTKALFSGYRFTSANVKKV is encoded by the coding sequence ATGAGTGAATTGATTACTTTAACAATTGATGGCAAAGAGTTAAAAGCAAAAGAGGGTGATAGTGTATTAAATATTGCTCGTGCAAATGGAATATTTATACCTGCAATTTGTTATTTAACTAGATGTTCACCAACATTAGCTTGTAGATTATGTTTAGTAGAATCTGATGGAAAACAAATCTATGCATGTAATTCAAAAGCAAAAGATGGTATGAATATCACAACTACAACTGAAAATATTGAAAAAGAAAGAAGAGCAGTAATGGAAGTTTACGATGTAAACCATCCTTTACAATGTGGAGTTTGTGACCAAAGTGGTGATTGTGAACTTCAAAATTATACTCTTTATCAAAAAGTAGATTCTCAAAGCTATGCCATAAGAGATGTAAATAGACCAAGAGAACATTGGGGAGTAATGAATTATGACCCAGGATTATGTATTGTTTGTGAGAAGTGTGTAACAGTATGTAAAGATATGATTGGGTCAAATGCTTTATCAACTGTAAAAAGAGGTGCAGAAGCACTCCCTGGGAAGTTTAAAGCAACTATGCCAAAAGATGCATATGCTATGTGGAATAAACTAAATAAATCACTTATAGGATTTGAAGAAGATAAGTGTGTTGATTGTGGAGAGTGTATCTCTGTTTGTCCTGTAGGAGCACTTGTATCAAATGATTTCCAATATAAATCAAACTCTTGGGAACTTACAAAAATACCAGCAGCAAATCCTCACTCAAGTGATTGTGCCTTGCTTTATTATGAAGTGAAACATGAGTCAATCGTAAATCATAATGTACAAAAAATCTATAGGGTTACAAATGAGCATCACTATGCTTCAATAAATGGAGCTGCTAGATTTGGATATGACTTTGAAAATAGAGTTGAAAGTCAAGATGAAATAGCTTTTGATAAAGCAATTGAGGCATTTAAAAAAGCAGATACTATTAAGTTTAACTCTTTTATTACAAATGAAGAGGCTCTTATTTTACAAAAGCTAAAAGAGAAGTTTGCATATAAACTTGTAAATAGTGATGCCTTAGCTTATAAAAAATTCCTTGAGGCATATGCAAGTGTTAGTGGTAAATCACTTTATAGTGCAGATTTAAAAGATATACATAACTCTAACTTTGTAATTTCTGTTGGGTCTTATTTAAAATCAGATTCTCCAAATACAAAGTATGCTTTTAATAACTCAGTTGTTATGAATAAAGGAGCTGGACTATATTTTCATCCAATGGGTGACCCTGTAATGGAACAATGTGGTAAAAGAGGAAAAACTACAGAGTTCATTTATCACAAGCCTTTAGCTGAAGAGTCTATTTTATATTTTATTTTAGATAGATTTGGTGAAGATTTACCAGAAGCTATTCAAACAACTCTTAACTCATATAAAGAGACAAGATTAAAATCAGTTACAGAGATGATAAAAGAAAAAGTAGTATCTATTGTAAAAGATGAAGAGAGTGGTGAAGAAAAAGAAGTAACTAAAATGGTTCCTAAAAAAGTTACAAAAGAAGTTGAGTATGAATATACAAGATTACTTGATGAGATAAATGCAGATGCAACACTACTTGAAACTATTGAAGCTATGAAAGATAAAAAAGATAGCTACACCTTGATTTTAGGTGAAGATTTAATCACTCATCCTAATTCACAAAATCTTGCAAAATTAGCAGCAATAGTTGAAAAATATACACAATTTAAAGTTGTGACTATTCCTACTTCTACAAATACTTTAGGGGTAAGTTTGATTTGTGATTTAGATGAAGAAGAAGGAAGTTATTGCGTAGGATACAATGTAAAAGCAGATTTTCAACTATCAGCTTTAGGGGATGGAGATTTAGATATGCCAGCTCTTAATCAACAAGAAGGAACATTTACAAATATAGATAAAAGAGTTGTTCCTACAAATGCAGCTTTACCTTATAAAGGCTATGTCTTGAATGATATTGCAAATAGTTTATTAGGAACAGAAGTTGAACATACCATTTCATATACAAAATCTTTACCTGTAGATAAAGGTTTCCAAGCAGTTGAATTTGATAGTTTAACTAACTACTTTGCAAATGATTGGAGTGAGAATAGAGGTTATATTTTAAATACTTTTGATGTGGAAGCAAGTGATGAAATAGCTCAAAAACAAAATGTAAGTTTTGAAGTTGCTTCTTCAGAAATAACCATTTATAAAGCAAATCCAATCAATCAATTCAATGAATTTACAGCAATAGCCCATGAGTTTAAAGATAATTTAGAAAGTGGAATGTTTGCAAACGAAGCATTTTTAGAAGAGTTGGAATTAAGTGCTGGAGATAAAGTGCTACTAAGTGCAAATGGGACTGAAGTAGAAGTAAGTGTTTATACTGATAATCAAGTATCAGGGAAAATTGCATATGTGTCAAGCTTTGAGAAAGAGTTAAATACGAAGGCACTTTTCTCTGGATATAGATTTACAAGTGCAAATGTAAAAAAGGTGTAA
- the nuoL gene encoding NADH-quinone oxidoreductase subunit L yields the protein MEKFVYIALFAPLVGSIVASLFSMKPKTLFTGIFTSLMLAVSMVASLILLFNIISSDEIISVKLMDWIVIGNLSIPFGFVADAVSATMMVVVTIVSTMVHIHSIGYMDHDKSFNRYFAWLSAFVFSMMILVMSDNFAGLFIGWEGVGLCSWGLIGFWYHKEDKAKSKDVYTSPYSTLSPYSSISPSYAANEAFIMNRVADLGMLVGIFLIYWNLGSLQYDVVFANVGNLSHGIIIAIAIFLFIGAMGKSAQFPFNQWLANAMEGPTPVSALIHAATMVTAGVYLLVRANVIFTAVPEVGYGIACLGAFVAIFAATQAMVASNIKKIVAFSTLSQLGYMFVAAGLGAYWVALFHLATHAFFKSVLFLGAGNVMHALNDEINIKNMGGLYKHMKGTAIIMIIASAALSGIWPLAGFYSKDLILEVAFGAHQYILWTILWVTAGLTAFYSFRLVMYVFFGEERFKKLNYHPHETYGFVIAAMSPLAILAIVTGWFRNSFEEMIIKVLPGLNVHVHEEVVLILIIVTSAMAIAGVLFAALRYVKAGTYFSENVKDSFFYKLLANQYYIPHFLEYVITRPYLAISKFAWKYIDLKIIDFIVDGIGKLVYASGKGVRPLQSSNLSTLLKVMVYGFVLLLVLSVALGFLK from the coding sequence ATGGAAAAATTTGTATATATTGCGTTATTTGCTCCTTTAGTTGGTTCAATAGTTGCCTCACTATTTTCAATGAAACCTAAAACTTTGTTTACTGGGATTTTCACAAGTTTGATGTTAGCTGTTTCTATGGTTGCTTCATTGATTTTACTTTTTAATATTATTTCATCAGATGAGATAATAAGTGTAAAACTTATGGATTGGATAGTAATAGGAAATCTTAGTATTCCTTTTGGTTTTGTAGCAGATGCAGTTAGTGCTACGATGATGGTAGTTGTAACTATTGTTTCAACTATGGTACATATTCATTCAATTGGTTATATGGATCATGACAAATCATTTAATAGATATTTTGCTTGGTTATCAGCTTTTGTATTTTCTATGATGATATTAGTTATGAGTGATAACTTTGCTGGATTGTTCATTGGATGGGAAGGGGTTGGTCTTTGTTCTTGGGGATTGATTGGATTTTGGTATCACAAAGAAGATAAAGCAAAATCAAAAGATGTGTACACTTCACCATACTCTACTCTTTCACCTTACTCTTCAATCTCACCTTCATATGCAGCCAATGAAGCTTTTATTATGAATAGAGTTGCAGATTTAGGTATGTTAGTTGGAATATTTTTGATTTATTGGAATTTAGGCTCTCTTCAATATGATGTAGTATTTGCAAATGTTGGAAACTTGTCCCATGGAATTATAATAGCAATTGCAATTTTCCTTTTTATTGGTGCTATGGGTAAATCAGCACAATTTCCATTTAATCAATGGCTTGCAAATGCAATGGAAGGTCCAACTCCAGTATCAGCTTTAATTCATGCAGCGACGATGGTAACAGCTGGGGTTTATTTACTTGTACGAGCAAATGTAATTTTTACAGCAGTTCCTGAAGTAGGTTATGGTATCGCTTGTCTTGGTGCTTTTGTTGCTATATTTGCAGCAACTCAAGCAATGGTAGCTTCTAATATCAAAAAAATCGTTGCCTTCTCAACTCTGTCGCAACTTGGATATATGTTTGTAGCAGCTGGTCTTGGAGCTTATTGGGTGGCATTATTTCATTTAGCAACCCATGCCTTTTTTAAATCAGTTCTTTTCTTAGGGGCTGGAAATGTTATGCATGCTTTAAATGATGAGATAAATATAAAAAATATGGGTGGATTGTATAAGCATATGAAAGGCACTGCTATTATTATGATAATAGCTTCAGCCGCTCTTTCAGGTATCTGGCCACTTGCAGGGTTTTATTCAAAAGATTTAATTTTAGAAGTTGCTTTTGGAGCCCATCAATATATTTTATGGACTATCCTTTGGGTAACAGCTGGGTTAACAGCATTTTATTCATTTAGACTTGTTATGTATGTATTTTTTGGTGAAGAGAGATTTAAAAAACTTAATTATCATCCCCATGAAACTTATGGTTTTGTAATAGCCGCTATGAGCCCACTTGCAATACTTGCAATTGTTACAGGTTGGTTTAGAAATTCTTTTGAAGAGATGATAATAAAAGTTTTACCAGGATTAAATGTTCATGTTCATGAAGAAGTTGTACTTATACTTATTATTGTTACAAGTGCGATGGCAATAGCAGGGGTATTATTTGCAGCACTTAGATATGTAAAAGCAGGTACTTATTTTAGTGAAAATGTAAAAGATAGCTTTTTTTATAAACTATTGGCAAATCAATATTATATACCTCATTTTTTAGAATATGTAATTACAAGACCATATTTGGCAATAAGTAAATTTGCCTGGAAATATATTGATCTTAAGATTATTGATTTTATTGTTGATGGTATTGGAAAACTGGTTTATGCATCAGGTAAAGGGGTTAGACCTCTTCAATCAAGTAACTTATCAACACTATTAAAAGTGATGGTTTATGGGTTTGTATTATTATTAGTTCTAAGTGTAGCGCTTGGGTTTTTAAAGTAA
- the nuoD gene encoding NADH dehydrogenase (quinone) subunit D: protein MQQTNRLKPFFENINFEREDNTMVVNFGPQHPSAHGQMRLILELQGEEIVKSRPHIGYLHRGMEKMGENMIYNEFLPTTDRMDYIAATSNNYGYALAVEKLLGIEAPRRAEIIRTMLIELNRIISHLFWLATHALDVGAMSVFLYAFREREFALDLIEDYCGARLTHSAVRIGGVPLDLPDNWCEDLEKYLDILAIEIPKYEGLLTDNRIWRMRLENVGVIDNETAKSWGCTGPILRATGQKWDLRKEMPYGIYPELDFDVPIATAGDSFARYQVHMQEMRESSKILRQLVPMYKASPSQLMANEPQYISATKEDIMTQNYALMQHFVLVTQGMRPPRGEVYVATESPKGELGFMIVSDGSPYAYKMKLRAPSFWHTSILEEVLVGHQLADVVTIIGNLNVVFGEIDR, encoded by the coding sequence ATGCAACAAACCAATAGACTAAAACCTTTTTTTGAAAATATAAACTTCGAGCGAGAAGATAATACTATGGTGGTCAATTTTGGACCGCAACATCCATCTGCTCATGGACAAATGAGACTTATCTTAGAACTACAAGGTGAAGAGATAGTTAAATCAAGACCTCATATTGGATACTTGCATAGGGGTATGGAAAAGATGGGTGAGAATATGATTTATAATGAATTCTTACCAACAACAGACAGAATGGATTATATTGCTGCTACTTCAAATAACTATGGTTATGCCCTTGCAGTTGAGAAACTATTAGGAATAGAAGCTCCAAGAAGAGCAGAGATAATTAGAACTATGTTAATAGAGCTAAATAGAATAATCTCTCATCTATTTTGGCTAGCAACACATGCTTTAGATGTGGGAGCTATGTCTGTATTTTTATATGCCTTTAGAGAAAGGGAGTTTGCCCTAGACTTGATAGAAGACTATTGTGGAGCAAGACTTACTCATAGTGCTGTTAGAATTGGAGGAGTACCTTTAGATTTACCAGATAATTGGTGTGAAGATTTAGAGAAGTATTTAGACATACTAGCAATAGAAATACCAAAATATGAAGGGCTTTTGACAGATAATAGAATCTGGAGAATGAGACTTGAAAATGTTGGAGTAATAGATAATGAAACAGCAAAATCTTGGGGATGTACAGGACCTATACTAAGAGCTACTGGTCAAAAATGGGATTTAAGAAAAGAGATGCCTTATGGAATATATCCAGAACTTGATTTTGATGTACCAATAGCAACTGCTGGAGATAGTTTTGCTAGATATCAAGTACATATGCAAGAGATGAGAGAATCATCAAAAATATTAAGACAATTAGTTCCTATGTATAAAGCTTCTCCTTCACAACTTATGGCAAATGAACCCCAATATATCTCTGCTACAAAAGAGGATATTATGACTCAAAATTATGCCTTGATGCAACACTTTGTTTTAGTAACTCAAGGTATGAGACCTCCTCGTGGTGAAGTTTATGTGGCAACAGAATCACCAAAAGGTGAGTTAGGATTTATGATTGTAAGTGATGGAAGTCCTTATGCTTATAAGATGAAACTAAGAGCTCCTTCTTTTTGGCATACTTCTATTTTAGAAGAAGTATTAGTAGGTCACCAATTAGCTGACGTTGTTACTATTATTGGTAACTTGAACGTAGTTTTTGGTGAGATTGATAGATAG
- a CDS encoding NADH-quinone oxidoreductase subunit M — protein sequence MEHILSILIFFPAFAAFIGFLVKSDSIRTYAIIVTAVEFLISLLVWYGFDSSMPDMQFLETMPLIDAYGINYVVGIDGISLFLVLMTTFMTFISIIGLTEKRALKNMVITVLFLEMTMVGVFLALDAIVFYLFWELSLIPMLYIIGAWGGNLRIYASIKFFIYTFTGSLVMLLGMLYLGYVYYVTAGSWSFNLLDWNMLILPFDMQLWLFVAFFLGFAIKVPMVPFHTWLPYAHGQAPTIGSVILAAVLLKMGTYGFIRFSLPLFPDATVHFMIPMAILALIAIVYTAMVAYAQEDIKQVVAYSSVSHMGVIILGTFALNVEGIGGSIFLMISHGIVSGALFMLVGVIYDRRHTKMMSEFGGLAKVMPKYATIFAIMLMASIGLPLTIGFVGEFLSLLGFFKVSPIFTIIAGLTIILGAVYMLVLYKKTFFGPITNPKNETLEDAKGRELVALIPLVALVIILGIYPKPILEPVNTSVKHLVQVMQIKAQQETSKVQLMSSNTIGEAK from the coding sequence ATGGAACATATTTTATCAATTTTAATATTTTTTCCGGCATTTGCTGCATTTATAGGGTTTTTAGTAAAGAGTGATTCTATTAGAACTTATGCAATTATCGTAACAGCCGTGGAGTTTTTAATTTCACTATTAGTTTGGTATGGGTTTGATAGCTCGATGCCTGATATGCAGTTTTTAGAAACAATGCCTCTAATCGATGCTTATGGAATAAACTATGTTGTAGGAATAGATGGTATTTCACTATTTTTAGTTCTTATGACTACTTTTATGACCTTTATATCAATTATAGGATTGACTGAAAAAAGAGCTTTAAAAAATATGGTTATTACCGTACTATTTTTAGAGATGACTATGGTGGGAGTATTTTTAGCTTTAGATGCAATTGTATTTTACCTATTTTGGGAATTATCACTTATTCCAATGCTTTATATAATCGGAGCTTGGGGTGGAAATTTAAGAATTTATGCTTCAATTAAATTCTTTATTTATACTTTCACTGGTTCTTTAGTGATGCTTCTTGGTATGCTTTATTTAGGTTATGTTTATTATGTGACAGCAGGTTCTTGGAGTTTTAATCTTTTAGATTGGAATATGCTGATATTGCCATTTGATATGCAACTTTGGTTATTTGTAGCCTTTTTCTTAGGTTTTGCTATAAAAGTTCCAATGGTTCCATTTCATACCTGGCTTCCATATGCTCACGGTCAAGCTCCAACAATTGGTTCGGTAATCCTTGCAGCTGTGTTACTTAAAATGGGAACTTATGGATTTATAAGATTTTCACTTCCACTGTTTCCAGATGCAACAGTACACTTTATGATACCAATGGCAATATTAGCTCTTATTGCTATAGTTTATACAGCAATGGTAGCTTATGCCCAAGAAGATATAAAACAAGTTGTTGCTTACTCTTCTGTATCACATATGGGTGTGATTATTTTAGGAACATTTGCTTTAAATGTAGAGGGAATTGGTGGTTCAATTTTCTTAATGATTTCACACGGTATTGTTTCAGGAGCTCTGTTTATGCTTGTAGGTGTGATTTATGATAGAAGACATACCAAAATGATGAGTGAATTTGGAGGCTTGGCAAAGGTTATGCCAAAATATGCAACCATCTTTGCAATTATGCTTATGGCTTCAATTGGACTTCCTTTAACTATTGGTTTTGTAGGAGAGTTTTTATCTTTATTAGGATTTTTTAAAGTATCACCAATCTTTACAATTATCGCTGGGCTTACTATTATTTTAGGGGCAGTTTATATGTTAGTTTTATATAAAAAGACTTTCTTTGGACCAATAACAAATCCTAAAAACGAGACCTTGGAAGATGCAAAAGGAAGAGAGTTAGTGGCACTAATTCCTTTAGTTGCTTTGGTTATTATTTTAGGAATTTATCCAAAACCTATTTTGGAACCAGTTAATACTTCTGTGAAACATTTAGTTCAAGTTATGCAAATAAAAGCACAACAAGAAACTTCAAAAGTACAACTTATGTCGTCAAATACAATTGGGGAGGCAAAATAA
- the nuoI gene encoding NADH-quinone oxidoreductase subunit NuoI, which yields MNLEDLKNRNISERDYINIQDNSSLETPWQEFKQVFKRSIKGELFTGLKITFIMMKEALFNKQMHTVQYPAEKLPIGPRYRAVHKLLALLESGENRCIGCGLCEKICISDCIRMDTRIDENSRKEVLEYTINFGRCIFCGYCAEVCPELAIVHGGRYENAGEQRAHFVVKDDLLTPLDKLAQQQEYEGFGAVSPDADEKIKKTPLEY from the coding sequence ATGAATTTAGAAGATTTGAAAAATAGAAATATAAGCGAACGTGATTATATAAATATTCAAGACAATAGTTCCCTTGAAACGCCTTGGCAGGAGTTTAAACAAGTTTTTAAAAGATCAATAAAAGGTGAACTTTTTACAGGACTAAAAATCACCTTTATTATGATGAAAGAAGCTTTATTTAATAAGCAAATGCACACAGTGCAATATCCTGCTGAAAAACTACCAATAGGACCTAGATATAGAGCTGTACATAAATTGCTTGCTCTTTTAGAGTCTGGGGAAAATAGATGTATTGGATGTGGGCTTTGTGAAAAAATTTGTATTTCTGATTGTATTAGAATGGATACAAGAATTGATGAAAACTCTAGAAAAGAGGTTTTAGAATATACAATAAACTTCGGTAGATGTATTTTCTGTGGATATTGTGCTGAGGTTTGTCCAGAACTTGCCATTGTTCATGGTGGAAGATATGAAAATGCAGGGGAACAACGAGCACACTTTGTTGTAAAAGATGATTTATTAACACCCCTTGATAAATTGGCACAACAACAAGAGTATGAAGGTTTTGGTGCAGTATCACCTGATGCTGATGAAAAAATCAAAAAAACTCCATTAGAGTATTAG
- the nuoK gene encoding NADH-quinone oxidoreductase subunit NuoK, protein MSLNEYLILSSLLFCLGLIGVIRRKNLLMLFFSTEIMLNAVNIGLAAVSHFHQDLTGQMFAFFIIAIAASEVAVGLGLLILLYKRKNSINLDTLQNMEG, encoded by the coding sequence ATGAGTTTAAATGAGTATTTAATACTTTCATCACTTCTATTTTGTTTAGGTTTAATAGGTGTGATTAGAAGAAAAAATCTTTTGATGCTATTTTTTTCAACAGAGATAATGTTAAATGCTGTAAATATTGGACTTGCTGCTGTTTCACATTTCCATCAAGATTTGACAGGTCAAATGTTTGCATTTTTTATAATAGCAATTGCCGCTAGTGAAGTTGCTGTTGGTTTGGGATTATTAATTTTATTATATAAAAGAAAAAATTCTATCAACTTAGATACTTTACAAAATATGGAGGGGTAA
- a CDS encoding NADH-quinone oxidoreductase subunit J, with protein MFEIVAFYLFSILTIFMFGITVFTNNALYALSSLAAGMIFISAFFFLLNADFLGIVQIVVYTGAVIALYAFGMMFFDSMSEVKEKIQNPGLVFLFSGLAALITVVAFLSPIVSNNIISEYAIHPEYGNTQDVGVVLFTKFLVPFEIAAVMLLVAMIGGIILAGKKMDVSYSELSEDEIDALESSNEKDSK; from the coding sequence ATGTTTGAAATTGTAGCTTTTTATTTGTTTTCAATATTGACAATATTTATGTTTGGAATAACAGTATTTACAAATAATGCTTTATACGCACTAAGTTCCCTTGCAGCTGGTATGATTTTTATCTCTGCTTTTTTCTTTTTGTTAAATGCAGATTTTTTAGGAATCGTACAAATTGTAGTTTATACAGGTGCTGTTATTGCACTTTATGCTTTTGGAATGATGTTTTTTGATTCTATGAGTGAAGTAAAAGAGAAGATTCAAAATCCAGGATTAGTATTTTTATTTAGTGGCTTGGCAGCACTTATTACTGTTGTAGCTTTTCTTTCTCCAATTGTATCTAATAATATAATTTCAGAATATGCGATTCATCCAGAGTATGGTAATACACAAGATGTTGGAGTTGTTTTATTTACAAAATTTTTAGTTCCTTTTGAAATTGCAGCTGTGATGTTATTAGTTGCTATGATAGGTGGAATTATACTTGCGGGTAAAAAAATGGATGTATCATATTCAGAACTTAGTGAAGATGAAATAGATGCACTTGAATCATCAAATGAAAAGGATAGCAAATGA